From one Actinopolyspora saharensis genomic stretch:
- a CDS encoding ABC transporter permease — MLRNTLLQLRSNLGRVSAAGLAIVLGVAFVAASLVFAGTLRSSMERMLSAPYLAADVVVSTSTMTGQGEISPSERNEREAERVENIRRVDGVATASPRYEDYVNGSWDGGKGTVQLKRLPQDEQLRWYELSEGEYPTARNQAVINERAAKAEGITPGDRIEVEGFGTPSVGSTGDEQQQEPPKTEVTVSGLVDTGETLLTGSGAPTLFADVGVLQEFATSGYSEIDLVLADGADTQAVLERVREAAPESADVRTGDQAAQHQVEQFSTSASVALNAALLPFGGIALFVAGFVIVNTFSVLHAQRRRQYALLRCVGATRGQIRRSALSEALIIGVASSVIGTALGILVVPTVGWPIGLTGSPADLGALGITPWAFVVPLLAGVLVTFLAALAPAARAIRVSPLAALRPVADEQSARRMGRVRLVFAAVLTALGGALLFGGAVLGVVALAVFGGMIGAVGVLLFTPTLIPGVARLIGKLFRVFGPTGVLATGNAVRNPYRASSTSTALMIGVGLLVVLMTGAATAERSAIAEIDRSMPIDAQISSMSQNGSVPDGLVEDVRSMDGTAVSTELLGARAEVDAADEVRVSSGKLPVQLLGVEPGKLSEVARHGGDVLEQGTVVAHPDFLSSLGWSDGQRVELAAGPNPITVRVESAKLGDYNELLLSESDLRATGLETKPMSVWAHASADADLQQYASDLQELSDNSSGDSALSVSGAAMSRANVMQVLNVMLLVMTGLLGVAVIIAVVGIANTLGLSVIERGRESALLRALGLTRGQLRGTLALEAILLALVGAVLGAVLGVVLAWGGVAAMLGQAQVPVAFAVPWWQVALVLACSIPVGILASVLPARRAVRAVPAAALAEE; from the coding sequence ATGCTGCGCAACACGCTGTTGCAACTGAGGTCCAACCTGGGACGCGTCTCCGCTGCCGGACTGGCCATCGTGCTCGGAGTCGCCTTCGTCGCGGCCAGCCTGGTCTTCGCCGGGACGCTGCGCTCCTCGATGGAACGCATGCTCTCCGCGCCCTACCTGGCCGCCGACGTCGTCGTGTCGACCAGCACGATGACGGGGCAGGGGGAGATCTCGCCGAGCGAGCGGAACGAACGAGAGGCGGAGCGCGTCGAGAACATCCGCCGGGTGGACGGGGTCGCCACGGCCTCGCCCCGCTACGAGGACTACGTCAACGGGTCCTGGGACGGCGGGAAGGGCACCGTCCAGCTGAAACGGCTCCCGCAGGACGAGCAGCTGCGCTGGTACGAGCTCAGCGAGGGCGAGTACCCCACGGCGCGGAACCAGGCCGTGATCAACGAGCGCGCCGCGAAGGCCGAGGGGATCACCCCCGGAGACAGGATCGAGGTCGAGGGGTTCGGCACCCCGTCCGTGGGCAGCACCGGTGACGAGCAGCAGCAGGAGCCCCCGAAGACCGAGGTGACCGTCTCCGGCCTGGTGGACACCGGGGAGACGCTGCTCACGGGATCGGGAGCGCCGACGCTGTTCGCCGATGTCGGGGTGCTGCAGGAGTTCGCGACGAGCGGCTACAGCGAGATCGACCTGGTGCTCGCGGACGGCGCCGACACGCAGGCCGTGCTCGAGAGGGTGCGCGAGGCGGCCCCGGAGAGCGCGGACGTGCGCACGGGTGATCAGGCGGCCCAACATCAGGTGGAGCAGTTCAGCACCAGCGCGTCCGTCGCGCTGAACGCGGCGCTGCTTCCCTTCGGGGGAATAGCCCTGTTCGTGGCCGGCTTCGTCATCGTCAACACCTTCTCGGTGCTGCACGCGCAGCGCAGGCGCCAGTACGCGCTGCTGCGCTGCGTGGGTGCCACCCGGGGCCAGATCCGCCGCTCGGCGCTGTCCGAGGCGCTGATCATCGGTGTGGCCAGCTCGGTGATCGGTACCGCGCTGGGGATCCTCGTCGTTCCCACCGTGGGCTGGCCGATCGGACTGACCGGCTCCCCGGCCGACCTCGGCGCCCTGGGGATAACTCCGTGGGCGTTCGTCGTCCCGCTGCTGGCCGGCGTGCTGGTCACCTTCCTGGCGGCGCTGGCCCCGGCCGCGCGCGCGATCCGGGTCTCCCCGCTGGCCGCGCTGCGGCCCGTGGCTGATGAGCAGTCGGCACGCAGGATGGGCAGGGTCCGGCTCGTCTTCGCCGCAGTGCTGACCGCGCTCGGTGGTGCGCTGCTGTTCGGGGGAGCCGTGCTGGGAGTGGTGGCGCTCGCGGTCTTCGGCGGCATGATCGGCGCTGTCGGGGTGCTGCTGTTCACGCCGACGCTGATCCCCGGAGTGGCCAGGCTCATCGGCAAGCTGTTCCGGGTGTTCGGTCCCACCGGGGTGCTGGCCACCGGAAACGCCGTCCGCAACCCGTACCGGGCCTCCTCGACCAGCACCGCGCTGATGATCGGCGTCGGCCTGCTGGTGGTGCTGATGACCGGTGCGGCCACCGCCGAGCGCAGCGCCATCGCGGAGATCGACCGCAGCATGCCCATCGACGCGCAGATCAGCTCCATGAGCCAGAACGGGTCGGTTCCCGACGGGCTGGTCGAGGACGTGCGGTCCATGGACGGCACGGCGGTCAGCACCGAACTGCTCGGTGCTCGGGCCGAGGTCGATGCGGCGGACGAGGTCCGCGTCTCCTCCGGGAAGCTTCCCGTGCAGCTGCTCGGTGTCGAACCGGGCAAGCTGAGCGAGGTCGCCAGGCACGGGGGCGACGTCCTGGAGCAGGGCACGGTGGTGGCCCACCCGGACTTCCTGTCCAGCCTCGGCTGGTCGGACGGGCAGCGGGTCGAGCTTGCCGCGGGGCCGAACCCGATCACGGTGCGCGTCGAGAGCGCCAAGTTGGGCGACTACAACGAGCTGCTGCTGTCCGAGAGCGACCTGCGGGCGACCGGACTGGAGACCAAGCCGATGAGCGTGTGGGCGCATGCCTCCGCGGACGCGGACCTGCAGCAGTACGCCTCCGATCTCCAGGAGCTCAGCGACAACAGCAGCGGTGACTCCGCGCTCAGCGTGAGCGGGGCCGCGATGAGCCGCGCCAACGTCATGCAGGTGCTCAACGTGATGCTGCTGGTGATGACCGGGCTGCTCGGAGTGGCCGTGATCATCGCGGTGGTCGGCATCGCCAACACGCTCGGGCTGTCGGTGATCGAACGCGGTAGGGAGTCCGCGCTGCTGCGCGCGCTCGGGCTCACCAGGGGGCAGCTGCGCGGAACCCTGGCGCTGGAGGCGATACTGCTGGCCCTGGTCGGCGCGGTGCTGGGCGCGGTGCTGGGCGTGGTGCTCGCCTGGGGCGGTGTCGCCGCCATGCTGGGGCAGGCCCAGGTGCCGGTGGCCTTCGCGGTGCCGTGGTGGCAGGTGGCGCTCGTGCTGGCGTGCTCGATCCCCGTGGGGATCCTCGCCTCCGTCCTGCCCGCGCGGCGCGCGGTCCGGGCGGTCCCGGCCGCCGCGCTGGCCGAGGAGTGA
- a CDS encoding ABC transporter ATP-binding protein, protein MSTTPREPERGYATGGSALVKVYGSGAAQVRALDGVDIGFGRGQFSAIMGPSGSGKSTLMHCLAGLDVPTSGRVMLGDTELTALPDKKLTLVRRDRIGFLFQSFNLLPTLTAEQNILLPLELAGRKPDRDWLGRITDALDITQRLKHRPSELSGGQQQRVAVARALVTSPEVVFADEPTGALDSQSGTNLLNFLRGSVRDLGQTVVMVTHDPVAASYADRVVLLADGGIAGQIDNPTSDAVLEALRQLGG, encoded by the coding sequence TTGTCCACCACCCCGAGAGAGCCCGAGCGGGGATACGCGACGGGCGGATCCGCACTGGTGAAGGTCTACGGCAGCGGTGCCGCCCAGGTGCGTGCGCTCGACGGAGTCGACATCGGCTTCGGCAGGGGGCAGTTCAGCGCGATCATGGGGCCCTCTGGCTCGGGCAAGTCGACGTTGATGCACTGCCTGGCCGGGTTGGACGTGCCCACCTCCGGGCGCGTGATGCTCGGTGACACGGAGCTGACCGCGCTGCCGGACAAGAAGCTGACCCTGGTGCGCCGCGACAGGATCGGCTTCCTCTTCCAGTCGTTCAACCTGCTGCCGACGCTGACCGCCGAGCAGAACATCCTGCTGCCCCTGGAGCTGGCCGGGCGCAAGCCGGACCGGGACTGGCTGGGCAGGATCACCGACGCGCTGGACATCACCCAGCGCCTCAAGCACCGCCCGAGCGAGCTCTCCGGCGGGCAGCAGCAGCGGGTCGCGGTGGCTCGCGCGCTGGTGACCAGCCCGGAGGTGGTGTTCGCCGACGAGCCCACCGGGGCGCTGGACTCCCAGTCCGGGACGAACCTGCTGAACTTCCTGCGCGGTTCGGTCCGGGACCTCGGTCAGACGGTGGTGATGGTCACCCACGACCCGGTGGCCGCCTCCTACGCCGACAGGGTGGTGCTGCTGGCCGACGGGGGCATCGCGGGACAGATCGACAACCCCACTTCGGACGCCGTGCTCGAAGCGCTGCGTCAGCTGGGTGGGTGA